A portion of the Drosophila sechellia strain sech25 chromosome 2R, ASM438219v1, whole genome shotgun sequence genome contains these proteins:
- the LOC6621890 gene encoding NACHT domain- and WD repeat-containing protein 1 isoform X3, producing MAAPIDESVLNALRGVTSAHTRLPKPLLIKIYVASLKQEFNQERRMLLELVGPELQSLYDDRQIELEFVDMHFGTGDLEVHQLERDPYLIHDYLHEIDTCHAHTKSVFFMVLVGDGIGRQLLPTKIDEDIFSAVLTDQQTSADHEAMLVKWYEKDASQSQRQLKQDYRLMTADAWLAESQRMQSFLEQAFQSLLQGSSASGRSPDFVERVQLLRRTQIEREVSQAMALTSEKILAVFRERAAQCSKGDVEAAERLRKIKDELTMNLSTDNHTTLVVPGSVASEAIDPDNEDHESYLSKFKNKVTDKLRLLIEAHITNDPDVIKGRKKTVQEIFHEHATHLRILREHTGCDALVESRVPQQLRQNLMANFRNGSRHAPYFLCGADGSGKSAILCHLYGQVGSWFGSTRVHRVIRFAKATPRSAYNLELLRVICQQISIIFNIPEGYLPKDASFDPLYINTWFQNLLRRVEDMGNDVLFLFIDDLHLLNPLDCDIVTALSWLPTSLPWNVQIICSSTTPVEQLKFTPMQRDRFKSVEYQFDLNMGDYATKLKIPPQCIPGDVSFALYVEQQFDQLERHYGRQAVGDLASYITCSEYGLSETELLELLMPTDDPESLIETKNGHFSFATFKKIHREMDLLLLLHDKIMSGKVLIQWRHNYCASVAKRRYMDVQRTRSLHCELANLFFPQDEDESTLENESNRSESKSVISLKDRDREKDSLSAVSAVSAGRKSSSTHHNDDTSTFYNPIAADVSYSMRHVEESWHHLMRSDDTTRFKQIAVCNFDFLLAAVQTVSISYLRCLIEHVRCYILDRDIELIYYTIRKSSDVLTRDPMQLGSQLISWLRPISEHDDDDNSLLSMTVRSATAWCDGYAVPLLVPLTGWLPAPLPSQIRTMTVSGTGCIRAVWLAPSKQHLILATSSGDVQQWHIMSNSLDHIFKGHTAAVTCLLVAPQSDSELLLTGSEDATVLVWHVGLRERRAHIKNAHTAPITGVAAGANNTLIISSSEDASIAITDLASGKLRHRITHHRGPVSGIVVAGACDVLISGGIDRTICVWDLDNFALLNTMQMTSAVLRIDISWNSVFLLALCEDNALYVRTLATGKELHTLKGHKSKIRSISIGKDSQRCVVGCDDTRALIYDMHAGKLVRSLPPNPGPVTAVHAMDNDDFLVTVGGNKITFYSFRNEELYVNPYSRHPRRKRSLKRHAQAQRSPSTTLPPITCFDLSRDSQQMAIASGRHVHLMRINTPEYQCTLEGHTAGVSCLKFAPNGEFLATGSEDCLVHIWNLALGEICHSFKGHTAPVVKVVVLMDSLRVISTDRDSMLLVWMAHSGNLLQTIQGPYKSLSVTNNMRFAVSTNGDNTLKIWSLTQEDEKYSVSHSDEITCFEISADSVHIISGSRDMSLKVWQATGGKLSQVLVGHSDAVTCVAVSVTNKTQVLSGSKDMNLILWDLLTGEEVHTLAGHLGPVIGVKVSADGSTAVSGSDDKTLIVWETKRGLALTSLQMHVPFTHFDISLEVSRVLVQLVDSYNLPVICLHNTPAQYVKLPTYSGPSKDVEDLRPQGPKRQMKRLLKKEVSLDTYTWQKKYGHLTSSVMMAQVDERLKRRFSVSASMEEISKIAETKTGASQANLGPEQAALAQSQHFDQLEALWNKRSPPRRRHNAIISLQEEEDTTRDKT from the exons ATGGCCGCGCCCATCGACGAGAGTGTGCTGAATGCACTGAGGGGTGTGACCAGCGCCCACACACGCCTGCCCAAGCCGCTGCTCATCAAGATCTACGTGGCCAGCCTGAAGCAGGAGTTCAACCAGGAGCGCCGCATGCTCCTCGAACTGGTCGGTCCCGAGCTGCAGTCCCTCTACGATGACCGACAAATTGAG CTGGAATTCGTGGACATGCACTTCGGCACTGGCGACCTGGAAGTGCATCAGCTGGAGCGGGATCCCTACTTAATCCATGACTATCTGCACGAGATCGacacctgccacgcccacacgaAGAGCGTCTTCTTCATGGTGCTTGTGGGCGATGGCATTGGTCGTCAGCTGCTGCCCACGAAAATAGATGAGGACATCTTCTCCGCAGTCCTGACCGATCAGCAAACCTCTGCCGATCATGAGGCCATGCTGGTCAAGTGGTACGAAAAGGATGCAAGTCAATCGCAACGGCAACTCAAGCAGGATTATCG ccTGATGACCGCGGATGCCTGGCTGGCTGAATCACAGCGAATGCAAAGCTTTCTCGAACAAGCCTTTCAATCGTTGCTTCAAGGATCCAGTGCATCAGGACGATCGCCAGACTTTGTGGAACGGGTTCAGCTACTTCGACGCACGCAGATCGAAAGAGAAGTCTCGCAGGCAATGG CACTCACCAGCGAGAAAATCCTGGCAGTTTTCCGAGAACGAGCCGCTCAGTGCAGCAAGGGGGACGTGGAGGCGGCAGAGCGGCTGCGAAAAATCAAGGACGAACTCACCATGAACCTTTCCACAGATAATCACACTACACTTGT GGTGCCCGGCAGTGTCGCCAGCGAGGCCATCGACCCGGACAACGAGGACCACGAGTCGTACTTGAGcaagttcaagaacaaagTGACCGACAAGCTGCGCCTGCTAATCGAGGCACATATAACCAATGATCCCGACGTAATCAAGGGGAGGAAAAAGACTGTGCAG GAAATCTTTCACGAGCACGCCACGCACCTACGAATCCTGCGGGAGCACACGGGTTGCGACGCTCTGGTGGAATCGCGGGTGCCGCAACAGCTCCGCCAGAATCTGATGGCCAACTTCCGGAACGGCAGTCGGCATGCTCCTTACTTTCTCTGCGGGGCGGATGGGAGTGGCAAGAGCGCCATACTGTGCCACCTGTACGGCCAGGTGGGCAGCTGGTTTGGATCCACTCGCGTGCACCGGGTGATTCGCTTTGCCAAGGCCACGCCCCGTTCCGCCTACAATCTGGAGCTGCTTCGCGTGATTTGCCAGCAGATCTCAATCATCTTCAACATACCGGAGGGCTATCTGCCAAAGGACGCCTCCTTTGATCCGCTGTATATCAACACGTGGTTCCAGAACCTGCTGCGTAGAGTCGAGGATATGGGCAATGATGTCCTCTTCCTGTTTATCGATGACTTGCACTTGCTGAATCCACTGGATTGCGATATTGTTACTGCTCTTTCGTGGCTGCCCACATCGTTGCCCTGGAATGTGCAGATCATTTGCAGCTCCACCACGCCCGTGGAGCAGCTCAAGTTTACACCGATGCAGCGGGATCGCTTCAAGTCCGTCGAATATCAGTTCGATCTGAATATGGGTGACTATGCCACAAAGCTAAAGATACCGCCGCAATGCATTCCGGGCGACGTGAGCTTTGCCCTCTACGTGGAGCAGCAGTTCGACCAGTTGGAACGCCATTACGGACGACAGGCGGTGGGCGATCTGGCCTCCTACATCACCTGCTCGGAGTACGGATTGAGTGAGACggagctgctggagctgctcatGCCCACCGACGATCCGGAGTCGCTTATCGAGACCAAGAACGGACACTTTAGCTTCGCCACCTTCAAGAAGATTCATCGCGAGATGG ACCTACTACTGCTCCTGCACGACAAGATAATGTCCGGCAAAGTGCTGATCCAGTGGCGGCACAACTACTGCGCTTCGGTGGCCAAGCGACGGTATATGGACGTCCAGAGGACGCGTAGTCTGCACTGCGAGCTGGCCAACCTGTTCTTTCCACAGGACGAGGACGAAAGCACGCTGGAGAACGAGTCGAATCGCAGCGAGAGCAAGTCGGTGATCAGCCTAAAGGACAGGGACCGCGAGAAAGACTCCCTGTCGGCGGTGTCAGCTGTTTCCGCCGGCCGGAAGTCATCGTCCACGCATCACAACGACGACACATCCACCTTCTACAACCCCATCGCAGCGGATGTGAGCTACAGCATGCGCCACGTGGAGGAGAGCTGGCACCACCTGATGCGATCCGATGACACCACCCGCTTCAAGCAGATCGCTGTCTGCAACTTCGACTTCCTGCTGGCGGCG GTGCAAACCGTGTCGATTAGCTACCTGCGCTGCCTGATCGAGCACGTACGCTGCTACATCCTGGACAGGGACATCGAGCTGATCTACTATACGATCCGGAAGTCGAGCGACGTCCTCACCCGCGATCCCATGCAGCTGGGCTCCCAGCTGATATCCTGGCTGCGTCCGATCAGCGAgcacgacgacgacgacaactCGCTGCTGAGCATGACGGTCCGCTCGGCGACCGCCTGGTGCGACGGCTATGCGGTACCGCTACTCGTACCGCTCACCGGTTGGCTGCCCGCACCGCTGCCCTCGCAGATCCGCACGATGACGGTGTCCGGAACGGGATGCATTCGCGCCGTATGGCTGGCTCCGTCGAAGCAGCACCTTATCCTGGCCACCAGCTCCGGCGACGTGCAGCAGTGGCACATCATGAGCAACTCACTCGATCACATCTTCAAGG GACACACTGCGGCGGTCACGTGCCTCCTGGTGGCTCCCCAGTCGGATTCGGAGCTGCTGCTGACCGGCTCCGAGGATGCCACTGTTCTTGTGTGGCACGTAGGGCTACGCGAGCGACGGGCGCACATAAA GAACGCCCACACGGCTCCGATTACGGGCGTGGCAGCCGGCGCCAATAACACGCTCATCATAAGCAGCAGCGAGGATGCAAGCATCGCCATCACGGACCTGGCCAGCGGCAAACTG AGACACCGCATCACCCATCATCGCGGACCAGTGAGTGGAATCGTGGTGGCCGGAGCTTGCGATGTCCTCATCTCGGGCGGTATCGATAGGACGATTTGCGTGTGGGATCTGGACAACTTTGCCCTGCTGAACACTATGCAGATGACGAGTGCTGTGCTGCGTATTGACATTTCGTGGAATTCG GTGTTTTTGCTGGCTTTGTGTGAGGACAATGCGCTTTATGTCCGCACACTGGCCACCGGCAAGGAGTTGCATACACTCAAAGGACACAAGTCGAAG ATCCGAAGCATTTCCATTGGCAAGGACAGCCAGCGTTGTGTGGTGGGCTGTGATGATACACGAGCGCTGATCTATGACATGCACGCCGGAAAACTGGTTAGATCGCTGCCCCCGAATCCGGGTCCAGTCACCGCCGTTCATGCGATGGATAATGACGATTTCCTGGTCACCGTGGGCGGCAACAAGATTACCTTTTACTCGTTCCGGAACGAGGAGCTCTATGTGAATCCCTACTCCCGGCATCCACGTCGCAAACGCAGCCTGAAGCGTCATGCGCAAGCGCAGCGATCGCCATCGACCACATTGCCACCCATCACCTGCTTCGATTTGTCCCGCGACTCCCAGCAAATGGCCATCGCCTCCGGGCGCCATGTCCACCTCATGAGGATCAATACTCCGGAATACCAGTGCACATTGGAGGGGCACACAGCTGGGGTCTCTTGTCTCAAATTTGCGCCGAATGGTGAGTTTCTGGCCACCGGCTCCGAGGATTGTTTGGTGCACATTTGGAACCTGGCTCTGGGTGAGATCTGCCACTCCTTTAAGGGCCACACTGCACCGGTGGTCAAGGTGGTGGTGCTAATGGATTCGTTGCGAGTAATTTCCACGGATCGCGACTCCATGCTGCTCGTGTGGATGGCCCATTCGGGCAATTTGTTGCAGACCATCCAGGGTCCATACAAAAGTCTGTCCGTGACCAACAACATGCGCTTTGCCGTCTCCACGAATGGTGATAACACACTCAAGATCTGGTCACTGACTCAGGAGGACGAGAAATATTCCGTTTCGCACTCGGACGAAATCACATGCTTCGAAATTAGCGCAGATAGTGTGCACATCATCAGCGGATCTCGGGACATGTCCTTGAAGGTGTGGCAAGCGACGGGCGGTAAGCTCAGCCAGGTGCTGGTGGGGCACAGTGATGCGGTCACCTGCGTGGCCGTTTCGGTAACCAACAAGACTCAGGTTCtgtccggctcgaaggacatGAATCTCATCCTTTGGGACCTGCTCACCGGCGAGGAGGTGCACACGCTGGCAGGACATCTGGGTCCTGTGATTGGAGTCAAAGTTTCGGCAGATG GTTCCACTGCCGTTTCTGGAAGCGATGACAAGACCCTGATCGTGTGGGAAACGAAGCGCGGACTAGCTCTGACCTCGCTCCAAATGCACGTGCCCTTCACCCACTTCGACATTAGTCTGGAGGTGTCTCGAGTCCTGGTCCAGCTGGTGGACAGCTATAATCTTCCCGTGATTTGCTTGCATAACACTCCAGCGCAGTATGTGAAACTGCCTACGTATTCGGGTCCCAGCAAGGATGTTGAAG ATCTAAGACCGCAGGGACCCAAGCGTCAGATGAAGCGGCTGCTGAAGAAGGAGGTTTCGTTGGACACGTACACCTGGCAGAAGAAGTACGGCCATCTGACCTCCTCCGTGATGATGGCCCAGGTGGATGAGCGGCTGAAGCGGCGTTTCAGCGTTTCAGCCAGCATGGAGGAGATCTCTAAGATAGCCGAGACGAAGACAGGAGCTTCGCAGGCGAATCTGGGACCGGAGCAGGCGGCTCTAGCCCAATCGCAGCACTTTGATCAACTGGAGGCGCTGTGGAATAAGCGCTCGCCGCCAAGAAGGCGCCACAATGCG ATCATTTCGCttcaggaggaggaggatacCACAAGGGATAAGACCTGA
- the LOC6621890 gene encoding NACHT domain- and WD repeat-containing protein 1 isoform X2, which translates to MAAPIDESVLNALRGVTSAHTRLPKPLLIKIYVASLKQEFNQERRMLLELVGPELQSLYDDRQIELEFVDMHFGTGDLEVHQLERDPYLIHDYLHEIDTCHAHTKSVFFMVLVGDGIGRQLLPTKIDEDIFSAVLTDQQTSADHEAMLVKWYEKDASQSQRQLKQDYRLMTADAWLAESQRMQSFLEQAFQSLLQGSSASGRSPDFVERVQLLRRTQIEREVSQAMALTSEKILAVFRERAAQCSKGDVEAAERLRKIKDELTMNLSTDNHTTLVVPGSVASEAIDPDNEDHESYLSKFKNKVTDKLRLLIEAHITNDPDVIKGRKKTVQEIFHEHATHLRILREHTGCDALVESRVPQQLRQNLMANFRNGSRHAPYFLCGADGSGKSAILCHLYGQVGSWFGSTRVHRVIRFAKATPRSAYNLELLRVICQQISIIFNIPEGYLPKDASFDPLYINTWFQNLLRRVEDMGNDVLFLFIDDLHLLNPLDCDIVTALSWLPTSLPWNVQIICSSTTPVEQLKFTPMQRDRFKSVEYQFDLNMGDYATKLKIPPQCIPGDVSFALYVEQQFDQLERHYGRQAVGDLASYITCSEYGLSETELLELLMPTDDPESLIETKNGHFSFATFKKIHREMDLLLLLHDKIMSGKVLIQWRHNYCASVAKRRYMDVQRTRSLHCELANLFFPQDEDESTLENESNRSESKSVISLKDRDREKDSLSAVSAVSAGRKSSSTHHNDDTSTFYNPIAADVSYSMRHVEESWHHLMRSDDTTRFKQIAVCNFDFLLAAVQTVSISYLRCLIEHVRCYILDRDIELIYYTIRKSSDVLTRDPMQLGSQLISWLRPISEHDDDDNSLLSMTVRSATAWCDGYAVPLLVPLTGWLPAPLPSQIRTMTVSGTGCIRAVWLAPSKQHLILATSSGDVQQWHIMSNSLDHIFKGHTAAVTCLLVAPQSDSELLLTGSEDATVLVWHVGLRERRAHIKNAHTAPITGVAAGANNTLIISSSEDASIAITDLASGKLRHRITHHRGPVSGIVVAGACDVLISGGIDRTICVWDLDNFALLNTMQMTSAVLRIDISWNSVFLLALCEDNALYVRTLATGKELHTLKGHKSKIRSISIGKDSQRCVVGCDDTRALIYDMHAGKLVRSLPPNPGPVTAVHAMDNDDFLVTVGGNKITFYSFRNEELYVNPYSRHPRRKRSLKRHAQAQRSPSTTLPPITCFDLSRDSQQMAIASGRHVHLMRINTPEYQCTLEGHTAGVSCLKFAPNGEFLATGSEDCLVHIWNLALGEICHSFKGHTAPVVKVVVLMDSLRVISTDRDSMLLVWMAHSGNLLQTIQGPYKSLSVTNNMRFAVSTNGDNTLKIWSLTQEDEKYSVSHSDEITCFEISADSVHIISGSRDMSLKVWQATGGKLSQVLVGHSDAVTCVAVSVTNKTQVLSGSKDMNLILWDLLTGEEVHTLAGHLGPVIGVKVSADGSTAVSGSDDKTLIVWETKRGLALTSLQMHVPFTHFDISLEVSRVLVQLVDSYNLPVICLHNTPAQYVKLPTYSGPSKDVEDLRPQGPKRQMKRLLKKEVSLDTYTWQKKYGHLTSSVMMAQVDERLKRRFSVSASMEEISKIAETKTGASQANLGPEQAALAQSQHFDQLEALWNKRSPPRRRHNAGLSRQTSLVEDRLESSDDDEYQDERADHFASGGGGYHKG; encoded by the exons ATGGCCGCGCCCATCGACGAGAGTGTGCTGAATGCACTGAGGGGTGTGACCAGCGCCCACACACGCCTGCCCAAGCCGCTGCTCATCAAGATCTACGTGGCCAGCCTGAAGCAGGAGTTCAACCAGGAGCGCCGCATGCTCCTCGAACTGGTCGGTCCCGAGCTGCAGTCCCTCTACGATGACCGACAAATTGAG CTGGAATTCGTGGACATGCACTTCGGCACTGGCGACCTGGAAGTGCATCAGCTGGAGCGGGATCCCTACTTAATCCATGACTATCTGCACGAGATCGacacctgccacgcccacacgaAGAGCGTCTTCTTCATGGTGCTTGTGGGCGATGGCATTGGTCGTCAGCTGCTGCCCACGAAAATAGATGAGGACATCTTCTCCGCAGTCCTGACCGATCAGCAAACCTCTGCCGATCATGAGGCCATGCTGGTCAAGTGGTACGAAAAGGATGCAAGTCAATCGCAACGGCAACTCAAGCAGGATTATCG ccTGATGACCGCGGATGCCTGGCTGGCTGAATCACAGCGAATGCAAAGCTTTCTCGAACAAGCCTTTCAATCGTTGCTTCAAGGATCCAGTGCATCAGGACGATCGCCAGACTTTGTGGAACGGGTTCAGCTACTTCGACGCACGCAGATCGAAAGAGAAGTCTCGCAGGCAATGG CACTCACCAGCGAGAAAATCCTGGCAGTTTTCCGAGAACGAGCCGCTCAGTGCAGCAAGGGGGACGTGGAGGCGGCAGAGCGGCTGCGAAAAATCAAGGACGAACTCACCATGAACCTTTCCACAGATAATCACACTACACTTGT GGTGCCCGGCAGTGTCGCCAGCGAGGCCATCGACCCGGACAACGAGGACCACGAGTCGTACTTGAGcaagttcaagaacaaagTGACCGACAAGCTGCGCCTGCTAATCGAGGCACATATAACCAATGATCCCGACGTAATCAAGGGGAGGAAAAAGACTGTGCAG GAAATCTTTCACGAGCACGCCACGCACCTACGAATCCTGCGGGAGCACACGGGTTGCGACGCTCTGGTGGAATCGCGGGTGCCGCAACAGCTCCGCCAGAATCTGATGGCCAACTTCCGGAACGGCAGTCGGCATGCTCCTTACTTTCTCTGCGGGGCGGATGGGAGTGGCAAGAGCGCCATACTGTGCCACCTGTACGGCCAGGTGGGCAGCTGGTTTGGATCCACTCGCGTGCACCGGGTGATTCGCTTTGCCAAGGCCACGCCCCGTTCCGCCTACAATCTGGAGCTGCTTCGCGTGATTTGCCAGCAGATCTCAATCATCTTCAACATACCGGAGGGCTATCTGCCAAAGGACGCCTCCTTTGATCCGCTGTATATCAACACGTGGTTCCAGAACCTGCTGCGTAGAGTCGAGGATATGGGCAATGATGTCCTCTTCCTGTTTATCGATGACTTGCACTTGCTGAATCCACTGGATTGCGATATTGTTACTGCTCTTTCGTGGCTGCCCACATCGTTGCCCTGGAATGTGCAGATCATTTGCAGCTCCACCACGCCCGTGGAGCAGCTCAAGTTTACACCGATGCAGCGGGATCGCTTCAAGTCCGTCGAATATCAGTTCGATCTGAATATGGGTGACTATGCCACAAAGCTAAAGATACCGCCGCAATGCATTCCGGGCGACGTGAGCTTTGCCCTCTACGTGGAGCAGCAGTTCGACCAGTTGGAACGCCATTACGGACGACAGGCGGTGGGCGATCTGGCCTCCTACATCACCTGCTCGGAGTACGGATTGAGTGAGACggagctgctggagctgctcatGCCCACCGACGATCCGGAGTCGCTTATCGAGACCAAGAACGGACACTTTAGCTTCGCCACCTTCAAGAAGATTCATCGCGAGATGG ACCTACTACTGCTCCTGCACGACAAGATAATGTCCGGCAAAGTGCTGATCCAGTGGCGGCACAACTACTGCGCTTCGGTGGCCAAGCGACGGTATATGGACGTCCAGAGGACGCGTAGTCTGCACTGCGAGCTGGCCAACCTGTTCTTTCCACAGGACGAGGACGAAAGCACGCTGGAGAACGAGTCGAATCGCAGCGAGAGCAAGTCGGTGATCAGCCTAAAGGACAGGGACCGCGAGAAAGACTCCCTGTCGGCGGTGTCAGCTGTTTCCGCCGGCCGGAAGTCATCGTCCACGCATCACAACGACGACACATCCACCTTCTACAACCCCATCGCAGCGGATGTGAGCTACAGCATGCGCCACGTGGAGGAGAGCTGGCACCACCTGATGCGATCCGATGACACCACCCGCTTCAAGCAGATCGCTGTCTGCAACTTCGACTTCCTGCTGGCGGCG GTGCAAACCGTGTCGATTAGCTACCTGCGCTGCCTGATCGAGCACGTACGCTGCTACATCCTGGACAGGGACATCGAGCTGATCTACTATACGATCCGGAAGTCGAGCGACGTCCTCACCCGCGATCCCATGCAGCTGGGCTCCCAGCTGATATCCTGGCTGCGTCCGATCAGCGAgcacgacgacgacgacaactCGCTGCTGAGCATGACGGTCCGCTCGGCGACCGCCTGGTGCGACGGCTATGCGGTACCGCTACTCGTACCGCTCACCGGTTGGCTGCCCGCACCGCTGCCCTCGCAGATCCGCACGATGACGGTGTCCGGAACGGGATGCATTCGCGCCGTATGGCTGGCTCCGTCGAAGCAGCACCTTATCCTGGCCACCAGCTCCGGCGACGTGCAGCAGTGGCACATCATGAGCAACTCACTCGATCACATCTTCAAGG GACACACTGCGGCGGTCACGTGCCTCCTGGTGGCTCCCCAGTCGGATTCGGAGCTGCTGCTGACCGGCTCCGAGGATGCCACTGTTCTTGTGTGGCACGTAGGGCTACGCGAGCGACGGGCGCACATAAA GAACGCCCACACGGCTCCGATTACGGGCGTGGCAGCCGGCGCCAATAACACGCTCATCATAAGCAGCAGCGAGGATGCAAGCATCGCCATCACGGACCTGGCCAGCGGCAAACTG AGACACCGCATCACCCATCATCGCGGACCAGTGAGTGGAATCGTGGTGGCCGGAGCTTGCGATGTCCTCATCTCGGGCGGTATCGATAGGACGATTTGCGTGTGGGATCTGGACAACTTTGCCCTGCTGAACACTATGCAGATGACGAGTGCTGTGCTGCGTATTGACATTTCGTGGAATTCG GTGTTTTTGCTGGCTTTGTGTGAGGACAATGCGCTTTATGTCCGCACACTGGCCACCGGCAAGGAGTTGCATACACTCAAAGGACACAAGTCGAAG ATCCGAAGCATTTCCATTGGCAAGGACAGCCAGCGTTGTGTGGTGGGCTGTGATGATACACGAGCGCTGATCTATGACATGCACGCCGGAAAACTGGTTAGATCGCTGCCCCCGAATCCGGGTCCAGTCACCGCCGTTCATGCGATGGATAATGACGATTTCCTGGTCACCGTGGGCGGCAACAAGATTACCTTTTACTCGTTCCGGAACGAGGAGCTCTATGTGAATCCCTACTCCCGGCATCCACGTCGCAAACGCAGCCTGAAGCGTCATGCGCAAGCGCAGCGATCGCCATCGACCACATTGCCACCCATCACCTGCTTCGATTTGTCCCGCGACTCCCAGCAAATGGCCATCGCCTCCGGGCGCCATGTCCACCTCATGAGGATCAATACTCCGGAATACCAGTGCACATTGGAGGGGCACACAGCTGGGGTCTCTTGTCTCAAATTTGCGCCGAATGGTGAGTTTCTGGCCACCGGCTCCGAGGATTGTTTGGTGCACATTTGGAACCTGGCTCTGGGTGAGATCTGCCACTCCTTTAAGGGCCACACTGCACCGGTGGTCAAGGTGGTGGTGCTAATGGATTCGTTGCGAGTAATTTCCACGGATCGCGACTCCATGCTGCTCGTGTGGATGGCCCATTCGGGCAATTTGTTGCAGACCATCCAGGGTCCATACAAAAGTCTGTCCGTGACCAACAACATGCGCTTTGCCGTCTCCACGAATGGTGATAACACACTCAAGATCTGGTCACTGACTCAGGAGGACGAGAAATATTCCGTTTCGCACTCGGACGAAATCACATGCTTCGAAATTAGCGCAGATAGTGTGCACATCATCAGCGGATCTCGGGACATGTCCTTGAAGGTGTGGCAAGCGACGGGCGGTAAGCTCAGCCAGGTGCTGGTGGGGCACAGTGATGCGGTCACCTGCGTGGCCGTTTCGGTAACCAACAAGACTCAGGTTCtgtccggctcgaaggacatGAATCTCATCCTTTGGGACCTGCTCACCGGCGAGGAGGTGCACACGCTGGCAGGACATCTGGGTCCTGTGATTGGAGTCAAAGTTTCGGCAGATG GTTCCACTGCCGTTTCTGGAAGCGATGACAAGACCCTGATCGTGTGGGAAACGAAGCGCGGACTAGCTCTGACCTCGCTCCAAATGCACGTGCCCTTCACCCACTTCGACATTAGTCTGGAGGTGTCTCGAGTCCTGGTCCAGCTGGTGGACAGCTATAATCTTCCCGTGATTTGCTTGCATAACACTCCAGCGCAGTATGTGAAACTGCCTACGTATTCGGGTCCCAGCAAGGATGTTGAAG ATCTAAGACCGCAGGGACCCAAGCGTCAGATGAAGCGGCTGCTGAAGAAGGAGGTTTCGTTGGACACGTACACCTGGCAGAAGAAGTACGGCCATCTGACCTCCTCCGTGATGATGGCCCAGGTGGATGAGCGGCTGAAGCGGCGTTTCAGCGTTTCAGCCAGCATGGAGGAGATCTCTAAGATAGCCGAGACGAAGACAGGAGCTTCGCAGGCGAATCTGGGACCGGAGCAGGCGGCTCTAGCCCAATCGCAGCACTTTGATCAACTGGAGGCGCTGTGGAATAAGCGCTCGCCGCCAAGAAGGCGCCACAATGCG GGTCTCTCGAGGCAAACCTCGCTGGTGGAGGACCGGCTCGAATCGTCGGACGACGACGAGTACCAGGACGAGCGCGCAG ATCATTTCGCttcaggaggaggaggatacCACAAGGGATAA